Within the Eleginops maclovinus isolate JMC-PN-2008 ecotype Puerto Natales chromosome 5, JC_Emac_rtc_rv5, whole genome shotgun sequence genome, the region taaacacatttaaattcaacatcATCCCAGGTATTAGGAAAAGTAATTTCACCCCATTAATAGAcctcttaaaaaaaaccctccttaTTTTCCTCCACAAATTACATCCCCATAATCCCAATCAGCTCAATCCGTCTGCTGATTGCTCCTTTTCTGCAGGGACGAGTGTTTGGGATCAATACGAGCACTCTTGGCCTACCTGTAGGATTGTTGGGGTAACGGCTAATAGCAGCCGGCTGACAGGCTGTCGAGGGTTGATAAGCATTTCTCATTACACATTCCCATTCACATAGCtggcagccacacacacacacacacacacacacacacacacacacacacacacgcacacatactcAGACTCAGAGAGAAATAGATGTCCTCCGAACCAAATTCCCATCGCAACaatagaaaactaaataaataaatcatcgGTGTGGGCATATTGACTATGCATGTGAGAGAGAGCAACAAACAGACACCTAGGGATGGACAAAATACCAGAAAAGCCTCCCTATACAATAGCTCTGCAGTAAATACATGTTTGACAAAGCTCTTAATCgcttgctgttgttgctgtgagACGTTTGGGTTCTCAGCGTTCAATTCACATCCAGTGTCCATCATCAGTACATTTTGGTCTGTTTCCAACATCAGCTTTTACAAGTGGAAGCAGCCGTGCTTTGTCCGTCTTCAGGATTTTTGAGACTTAACTCTTATATATTTGCAGCTCTTGGGTCTCCACAAAGTCATGTAATCTAATTTAATTGCCACATACAACTGCAGTCCACATAACATGGCATTGTATTTAGAAAGGGGGTGTTTATTGGGTAAAAATGCAACTTTTCATAGaggaaaatatgtgttatttcTTCTATCATAGTCCTGATTTATTACCAAAAGACAATGTGTGTGATTTTTTGTTACTATTTGAGTTTCTCCACACATTTCACTTAaagtaatatttgtattaatggGATTCAAAGACAACATACTGGTCAAAAGACTAGCAGGTGTAGgtaattaaaggaaaaacatggaTTTTCTAGTAAATGTGTCCTTCATGAAATATTTGTATGCCCAAATCGGAACAGCTTCAGTGAAAggtgcaaaataaacaatacatttagcAATGAATTATCCAGATTTAATAGGAAATATAGTATATTATGTTGTTTTGTATAGATTAGGAAATTGTAGCCGATAAATGACCTTAATtaataaagagaagaagaacaggcTGAATGGGGAAACAGTGTCTGCTGGTTGTGGACGTATTTTTTCTACAGTTTCAGatgaagacaacaacaacaacaacatgattACAAACTGTAATGCAAGTCTTTTGATAATTAGAGGAGTAATATTAGAGCAGACATTTCTCCTCAATACATCTTAGCCTCAGGTGTCGAACAACTACTGGTTATAAACCTAtttttgaaaaccaaaaatgtaaagtaatgaGCTATATTTTCAGTATTGGTCTTAAGAGTTAGCAGCTTTTGGTTATCGGTATTAACTGGGAAATATCTATGTTGTGCATCtctagttttatttattctttatattatagTTTCCAGTTTGTCGTCTGTCCAATGGTTTGCAGTGGCTGAGGCTTTGTTAGAAAAGGTGATTGCATGTTGCATTCACCCCAAAAAAATCCCACAGGTTTTGCAACccttaaatcaaaaatgttatgAAGGATTGTTAGCTTGTGTTGTCAATCAAATAAACCACACCTGCACAGCACTTATAAGCCAAACAATTCTCATTCTTTTACAGATAAACTcttattgaatatatattattttcctatttagaaaaatgtaattctgcaATGCTTTCAACGCATTTTCAGCCACTTTCATGGTTAATCTACCCACATGTAAGCACCTAAAACTAGACCGGGAGTCCTTAAAAACCCCTGAAGCTTAACAATTTGAGCCTCAGCACATTTATTCTGCTCTGAGAGGGAGAAGGCTACAGTCGTGAGGGGGTTGAGGGCATTGTTGGGGTAAAGTGAGACAAATGAGACCCTGGAGAGTACTACTTAGCCACTCATAAAGGTCAGATATGGAGCCACACCAGTGGATGCTAATCCTGACCCCCGGGACGTGTGCACATGCGCCTGTGGATGCAATTGTTTCACAGGCCTGTGACATTTAAACCTGAATGAGCAGACAATCCTGGGTGTTcgtgtttgtgttactgttgcGCTGGGAAGCAGTGGGCTTTAGTGCCAACGGAGGTTTAATTAGAAACGGCCTTGGGGTCAATTAAAACATCAGAGGATATTTCCTCATGTCGAGAACACCCATTAGCAGTTAGACCTCTAACTATTCTCCTGATTTTGTTCTGAAACATTTTAGATtctgcaaaatgtttttaaggaaTAAGCAGCACTTTAATACAATGATAACATTTCTTTGGCATCTGTACACTCAATTTTATTGTTATGTTCCCAGTTAGGTTTGACATTACAGCAAAGATGCCACCAACTTTAAAAAGGAGGCCTTTTATGCaacttttcaggttcatatttgtattttttgcctcttgtgacatgtctccttactttaatgttaaaaaagatctttatctttctcacactgcctgtgctgcagctcctcttttccccctctgtctgaaaccagagcccagtctgctctgattgttgagctggccggctctgttgtgattgctcaaccacTTAAGAGATATCCCGCCCCTGTGTTGGAGGATAGCTAATAGAAGCGCaggtgttacaaagtgatgtcactatgtaatgGAAgtaaaggaatccaatggaggtgtttcaggcaggaggggagtgggtgagaaactccctctggaggaaactttgggactcgagcctttgcagaccatttacacaaACCTTTATAAacaccccaaaagcataataaggcccctttaaggaAAGGTAATATAAATATGCTCTTTTTACAATACAATAGTATCAACTCCTTGGCATCTGTACCCACTTGTTTTTATCATTATGTTCTCTGGTTTTCACAATACAGCAAAGAAGCCGTCTCTTTAAAATGATTAAGCAGTAAGAAACGTTACTTTTCTCTTGCTTTTGATGATGTGGTTTACTATTTTTAAACTCTAATTGAACAAAACTTTTAAATAACCTGCATTTTAATGTCCCGGTTATTTAAAATgccttatttgtgtttttattattatgtccTTCACTATGATTTCACCCTATAGCAGAGATACCATTCAGATGCCGCCACAGTGAAATCATTACGAGGCATCACTGTACCTGAGTCATTATGTAGGCTAGTCACACAGCCTAATTGGCATTTCACTAATAACACTCAGGCAGGAAACAACAGTGCTTTCCCCCTGTGTGGCAGCTATAAGCTTGTCAGCAGGTCACACTGATTGGGGCACCTGAGAGCCAGTGAGAATGCAATTTGTGAGTTTTAGCTGAATGTGGGGCCGATAACGACGGACGGGTCACAGCAACACCGGAGTAATGAGCCGAGAGAAATTCACAATGCTATTAATGCACGTGTGTGTTcgtgacagagaggaagagatgtgGACGTCTTTACTAGGAGTATATACTGCAACATGTGTGCTTCAGAGAACGTTATTCCTAAAGATATTCTGTTTGCAAAGCTTACGAATCTACCCAAAAAAAATCCtccaaagaaaaagacagtTCATGACGTTTGCAGCGCGGCTCAGTAGACACAGAGGATATTTGAGATAATTCTAAAGAAATATAAGGACACAATTTGTCTCCTGTAAACTGAATAATTGTAAAACTCATGCAAGTCGCAGAAGCAATACTACtgcaaaaagggaaataaaccaAACCCAGAAACAGTTCATATTTGTTCATAATAAGCAAGGAGCACCAGTTTGATCCAGTCTGAAAAGCCACATTAACTATCAAAAGGAATGCCATGAGATGTTGTACAGACATTAAGGGTCCCCAGACAATAAACCCTATACCGACACTTTGGTGCATCGCCCCCACGAGGCTGCTTTGAGTTCCTTTCAGAATGATTTGGAGATTACTTTTCACCTAGATTCATCATCAATTAGCTTGTCTAATACTTTGGTTAGTCACCATAAACACATTCCCATCAGCCCATGTGGTCATTAGGGCTAAATATTATGAAATGACTGGCTCAATTTAAATGGTAAAATGATTAGTAAACAGAACCATGTTAGCATGCAGCTACGAGAGGCTAACTCTGCTGTTGATTTTCACTCTTACTGCATCACTGTTTCATACTTTTTGAGAGTCTGTTATGGATGTTTCTCATGTTCTCAAACATTTGTTGAAcaataaaatattacaaattgTGACATCACTCATAAACTCACCCGAGGCGGTGCAGTTTTGCGGCATCACAGATAGCAGTGGTTAATGTCTTCGTCCAAAATGAGACGGTAACTCCATCTTGTGGAAGATAGAAGAAATGCCAGTTCCATGAGAGTGGTGATTCATAATGTCAAACAGGATATCTGACTACATGTTTGTGTAGTTTTCACGCTATTCTCTTCTTGTTTACATCCCTGTTGTGTCAAACACTGAAGCAAAATGTCCGATAAATGAAAGatatgcaacaacaaaaacgtaGAACACACAAGTAACTTTAATTCAGGGACTGCTTTGGGAAATAACAGCTACAAAAAACATAGTTACTAGATGTGACACACCAGTAAACCTGAACAAATCCCCTTTTCTTTgagtaaaaatgtcaaaaaacttaaattaaaaatcGAATTCAGCATTAAAACGGTAGGCTGATGGCAGTAACGCTGCAGAATAGTGACATGTACAGTGaattcaaaaccttttttcaatttaaaaaaggacatctCAATAAAGTTGGTACGAACGTATCATAGATCACTTTTAAAAATCCTGTAAGGCTCTTCATTGTTGAGTCGTGGGTTTCAGTCGTtactaaaaaacaaaagcactacAATATAAtgcaacttaaaataaatgatgattcTTTTTAGAAATGACAAAAATCTTCTCTAAATAAGAGCTCTTTTACTCCCCGTCACCTTTattttcatcctcctccttgTCATGTGGCACATTGTTATCAATGTCTTCTtcacctttcttcttctcttctttgtcCATCTCCCCTTCATCCTTTTTGTCCTCTTTGTCCGTCTCCCCTTCATCCTTTTTGTCCTCTTTGTCCGTCTCCCCTTCATCCTTTTTGTCCTCTTTGTCCGTCTCCTCTTCATTCTTTTTGTCCTTCTCCTCAGCTGTATTTACTCCTCCATCAGGCTTTGGTGTGTCCTCTTTACCTACTTCCTGGACATTGTACTTCCTGTACAGTGCATAGTCTTTTACCACACTGATGCAACACACCACCTTGATGACCTCCACAATGATTGTCAGTTCTGGGTTGGTCAAATCAACCTTGTTCTTCGGGTTCAGCTTCCCCACCATACCTGAAGCAGTAAAAAAGTCAGGTTTATTCaatgactttgttttaaagattttaaatcAGGGCATGTTGGATTTTGAACCCTACCTGCAATGGTTTTGATGATTTCGTCCCTCTTGTTGTGGCTGCTGTTGCGGGCTTTGAAGGCGATCTGGTAGGTGCCACAGTTTGGGGTTTTGAACCAAGGCTCCAGGAAAGTAGTCAGGTACTTCACCATGTCCTCCTGGAAGGCTTTGCATGTGCCAGTTACCTGAAAGAGACCAAAACAAGCTACAGAAATTGCATACAAGAGCATATACTTAAAGCTTACATGTTTCTGCATTTTACTTTCACCACTTGCCctgtttacttctttatttctcttatGTGTtaagtatattatattttccGAAAAGATCCACACTGCCTAGTTTGGCAGTTTGATTGGAGCTGTAATCAATGAATACTGCATTAAAGACTTCTCGCTCTGATTGTTGTTTTCCTTCTACATACGTAATTAGAAAACTGAAGAGGCCGATGAGCTACTTCTTTTTATCAGTCTCATGCACTTCTGTCAGGATATAGTTGCAGTTTCATCAAATATGacaaaaagcttttttataAAGTTACTAACTGAGCTTTGAAATGATGTTGGAAAATAATGACTCCTTTCCAAAATCTGTTTCATTTACAATTAGAAAACAAACTTCATAAACGTGGGGTGAGACCTCAAAATCTCCTGTTATATGGCTTCTGTTAATCACATGCATTATATTAGAAACAATGGTAGCTTCTCACTGGCAGCATCCGCAGGATCACGCgtgacttcttcttcttggtgGTGTGGAGATCAGACAGGATGTGATGAACCAACTTGTCAGCTTCTAGGAGAgggaacacaaagaaaaaaactaataatatccacaatattttattttattttaaaccacaTCAATGATTagttcaataaaacaaacacacacctagaTTTTGAGTTTTGATGAAGATGACATTGTTCGCTCCGCTGTCCAGAGCCATGAAGCGTCTCTCCTGTTTGGCTCCTGAAGCTTTGATCTGCGCCACTTCCTTCTTCAGCGCTACATCCacgtcttcttcctcctcctcctcaccactGCTGCTCCCATTTTCCTGCAACTGTGGTCATGACAGGGACATGTTCAGTAAACTACATTACTTGGTTTAGTCAAAAAATATCAATTAAGTACAAAGCATTGCTCCACTCTACAGTCTTGGTTTTCTTTCCATTTATGTTCCAGCCAGGTCGCTAAGGTTCAACACAGCTTTTAACTTAAATGATCATTAGAAGTGAGCTAACGATGAGATACAGGTGTACATTTATTCTGCTTTAAGCTCCTAGAATCTCAACTCATTGTATGTTTTGAAAGGTAACTGAATACTAATCTTTTGAATATGGAGTAATGTTAACGCCCTAGTTGTTCATGTTTTAATCATTGTGTTTTATCCCTATTCATTCTATGGATTCATATTTTGAACAATCTATTCGTTAATGCGTTTATTTCCACTCATGCACATGTCAGTGAGTGCATTGCATTTATATCTGTATTTCTTTAAGTGAAGCACTTCGGGGTGcatatttgtaataaaagtaCTATAAAAATAAGGTTTTCCAGCaacaaaatattcatttatcaAGGGTCAAATATGCAATTCTCCACGTTATCTCCACAGATGCTCCATTTTACACAGGACTAACGTGAAACAGACCCTGGATAAGtaacattttcacacactgtaTTAAAGttattacagtatttattgCGTTTTATCcttggtgtttattttattgtatggACTTCTTTTCCCCTCTTGTACATTTAagtgtatgttttattattttaaacgcAAAGCACTTTGGGTATGTAGGAAACGTGCTACATGAAAAGAAGTTGAGAAGCCAATAAATATTCAATTATTAAggttaaaaaaactgaaataggATTCACTCTGTCTCCAAAGAAGATCCCGTTCACGTGCTCCTTTCTGCACGGGCCTACCGTGAAACAGAACATAGATAAGTcctattttaatgtaatattagTGTTTCTGGACTCACCTTCTCGGGCCCATACAGCTGGTCTGCGTACTCATTGAGCAGGTTGAAGGCCTCCGCCGTGCACTTCCTCTCGTTCATGTTGCATGTGATGAGGATCCCCTGCATGCCCACCTCCAGCTCCCGGGAGCCCTTCCACCGCTTGTTGTGGTGACCGCCTCCATACCGCTTCTTTCCCCGCTTTCTCGAGTCGTTAGAGACGGCAGCAGACATGTTAGCAGAGAGGCTTTCCCAACCAAAGCTCCACAAGCAGCGCTTctggtttgttttggtttacTCTGCCGACTAAAAAAGTAGGGCTTTAGTGTACTTATAGCTGCAACGATTACAAAGTAAAAGCCAGTTGGATTTTATAAAAGCGATACGATCTGTGCTCGTCTTAATGTGTGTTCAAATGAAGTGTAGCTGTTTCAGAGCACCGAGATCTCGTTCAGTCACAACATAGCACGTTTTTTGGGTTGCCCTGTACGGCGTCGGAGGAGGGACAAAAGTCTTTAGTGATTCGCGAAACAATCTTCGCATCTAGTTTTGAGCATTACCCAGAATCCGTTTATGCGAAGTAGATTCAACATGATGAGATATTTATGGtgatatatataaagtacaacAGGCAGTTGCACTGTACAAGGACATTCTTACGTTCAGCTCTCCACATCTAAATATTAAGAAACttataagaacatttaaaaatataaactgagaaaacaaagacaaaaataaataaatatgtataaattaATTAACATGATTTACAAATGTGttgtatacatttatataacacatatgtatataactgtgcagagaaagggaaaaacataaaacaatatcacctcttcattttttcaacaaaaacttTGACCTCCaaatttatatataattatataattaatTTACAACACATGGCAATAGGAGTTCATTATCAGAGTTCATGATTGGTCAGAAtactaaaaaaacaatcatattaacacatttcatttggtaaatgtaatttcattATTGCACATTAAACCTGATATCCTTTCTAAATATAActacatttaacaaacattGAAAAGTGTTTACCCCAAAATAAtgagatttgttttaatgacaaTTAATGACAAGGATTTTTTTCAGCTAAATATAGTTCCTAAAGGATAAacactctctttcttttattttttacgaaGCCTTAGAAGAAACacctttaataaaacacaatgttgttcTTTGTGGCGATATAACAAGTTAAAATCTGTGTTACTGaggtaaaacacacattcttttttttctcctagtTAAAGCTTGGGTCGGTACAATTGACTGTGCCAGCACGGTAAACTAGATTTTTAAAATTGATCTAACAAAAATCTAATTGAGGGTTACAACTCTTTTCCACTTATCCAAAATACACTAAATCTAGCAAGAAAATTGCTTAAAGCACTTGGttattaacaaacacacaccataatGAAGGTAAACCAACAAATTGGTGTTGTACTCACAGCTGTCAAGCTAGCAGATTACTTGCAGGTAAGCAGGCAGGCTGAACATCActtcattaaatacaattatttgattAAGCTATTTAAGTCCTGAAACAGCCACATATCTTTTTTGTCAGAGCATTGGATTGACTGCTGAGATTTCAACAATACAGCCCCCTTAAAAACGTTTCCTACCCCAACTTTAATAGCTCTTTCTCAGCAGGGTTGGCCTCTGGGGTGGAGGACGGCTCAGAGAGGAGTTgatctgacagagagagacagatgaccCCACAGCACGAGCGACTAGTAAACTGCTCTTCATCACAGCCGACTCCCACTTAAAGAACTCGCAGCCTTTCTGGAGTCTCCCTCCGCTGCCCGAGCGCCGAACCGGGCAGCAGAAGAACCCTCGTCCCTGGTTCGGACCACCGTTAGATACGAGTTGACGCTTCGCACGACGCCCACAAGCACACAGAGGGGATGTGATCCTATGTGCCCCTTTCTTTGATATAGAAATTGAGGATTGATTGAGTGTGTTGATGGACAAAGGGGCGAGGAGGTTCTTGGAAAAAGATTCACTGGCGGACAAAACAGAGGTTTTAGTCGCGTCAGTGTAGATGGTGAAGGAAGATTTTGGAGTCTCTATGGGCTTTGGGTGTTGTGTGACGACTGCTCTGGGCCTGGCAAATGAAGTAAAAGGGGTGAAGGTCTTTTCAGGGATGAAGGGTTTGTGCGTGAATAGAGAGGATGTGTTTAATATATGAGTCATGTTATTAAATGAATATGAGTTTTCTTGTACTGGAAGAGAGGTTCTAAGTCCTGTTTTGTGATTCGATTTGTCCGAGGGCACTGTTTTAGGCACAGCAAAAGAAATTTTGTCCAAAATTGTTGAATTCTGCCTCATTTCTTTCAAGTGATTAGACACATTACCGTAGGATATCATCTTCTTTGCGGGTTGTGACGTCTTTGATGACTCACTGGCCATATTTTGAGTTCTTAAGTTGTTTACAATGCTCTTGGTTTCTGTAATTGTGCCCCTTAATGTCACCTGGCCTCCTGGTAAATGCGCAGCATTAGGCTTTCCAGACACATGACATCCACTCTCAAAATCTGACACATAGTCATCATCAAATTCTCCCTCAGTTTCACCAACACTTTCATCCTCCAACACCACATCATCATATGAACCACACCTGTCCTCTGGTTCCACTAAAAAtgctgcctcttcctcttcttccacaTATCCTAATTCTTCTCTCATTTTAGAGGGTTGGTTTGGCAGATTTGAGAGGCAGCCCAAAGTAGTGGAGCACAGAACAAGACTGGTGATGTTATTGCGTGGTGAAGGACAATTGATCATAACTGAAGAGGAAATATTAGCCCCTCCTGAAACTGACATCCTGCCGCATCCCATTAGCGGTGTATTTGTGCCATTCAGCAGAGTCTTCGGTGAGACCAGGCTTTGAACAgagtctgtctttgtgtgtaaaTACTTTGTAATGTCCCCTTTTATCGGAATCTTGGATGATGAAGGTTTGCGTGTGTTAGATGCGTTCTTCTCTTTATCGGTGttaggtttttcctttttgctgtCTGCAGATGTGTCTCCAAACATGGGTTTGACCATGGATGGCACCTATAAGTAGAAGATAAGAGATGAGATACAATCAGTAATATACTGGGATTTGTAGTCCTCTTAAAATGGATGTTTACTTGTCTTGACCTTCCTCAGCGGCATGAAACAATTACtagatatttaataaaacatcaaacacataAGCTAACCAAGTAAGGTCATGAATATCGAGGTTTATGATTCCATCAGTTATAAATCAGtttattaatcaaataaaaaaccctTCAAACAGACAATAACCTAAATGTAAAACAAGCTTCATCCACAAAGACTTTAACTGAGTCATCATCCATAACACGTTTTTGATCACGGAGGCAGATAAGGGAGCAGGGGAGTCAGGAGTTGGGATGCATCGCTGGACGACGGCCACTCACCTTCTCCATGCTCCTGGTGATCTTCATCACACACCCATCCCTCATCATCCTTGCTGCCAGACAAGCTGTGTTTCGGGAGTCATCCAGACCTGAGGGGAGGCAAAAACAGAGATGGATTAAGTTTGTTTtctatataaatgtattttgataaAATAATTATCTTCATGTTTATACCAGAATGCTCTCTTCCAGAAAACTGTATTCCCAAATCCTGAAGCGCCCCGTTCAGGCCTTTGGGTTTTCTGTCGTAAAACATCTGTATattcaagaaaaaaagatgttaatctCAACATGAGCAGTACTGAAATGATGAAGTCTCATCCGAGTGATTTTTATATTGATAAACAATTTGAGTGGTGAATATTTGGTTAATTTAACATCATTCTTTTCCAGTTACAGTTCTGAACAGTTAAGATTTACCTGGTTTTATAAGTTAATACCTTggggttttggactgttggtcagacaaaataagcaaatgtaatatttaactttaagatctagtataaaaaata harbors:
- the thumpd1 gene encoding THUMP domain-containing protein 1, with product MSAAVSNDSRKRGKKRYGGGHHNKRWKGSRELEVGMQGILITCNMNERKCTAEAFNLLNEYADQLYGPEKLQENGSSSGEEEEEEDVDVALKKEVAQIKASGAKQERRFMALDSGANNVIFIKTQNLEADKLVHHILSDLHTTKKKKSRVILRMLPVTGTCKAFQEDMVKYLTTFLEPWFKTPNCGTYQIAFKARNSSHNKRDEIIKTIAGMVGKLNPKNKVDLTNPELTIIVEVIKVVCCISVVKDYALYRKYNVQEVGKEDTPKPDGGVNTAEEKDKKNEEETDKEDKKDEGETDKEDKKDEGETDKEDKKDEGEMDKEEKKKGEEDIDNNVPHDKEEDENKGDGE
- the eri2 gene encoding LOW QUALITY PROTEIN: ERI1 exoribonuclease 2 (The sequence of the model RefSeq protein was modified relative to this genomic sequence to represent the inferred CDS: inserted 1 base in 1 codon), with product MTTKKLAKELGLLRQRSQSTNGSKKFLSNQIFAYLIVIDFESTCWKEKNSYGQEIIEFPAVLLNTSTGEVESEFHTYVQPQEHPLLSEFCTELTGIKQMQVEAGIPIQICLSQFNRWLQKLQMEKGVVFPNGRQISAPSPSQKXCAFVTWSDWDLGVCLQYECKRKQLHKPDVLNSWIDLRSTYRMFYDRKPKGLNGALQDLGIQFSGREHSGLDDSRNTACLAARMMRDGCVMKITRSMEKVPSMVKPMFGDTSADSKKEKPNTDKEKNASNTRKPSSSKIPIKGDITKYLHTKTDSVQSLVSPKTLLNGTNTPLMGCGRMSVSGGANISSSVMINCPSPRNNITSLVLCSTTLGCLSNLPNQPSKMREELGYVEEEEEAAFLVEPEDRCGSYDDVVLEDESVGETEGEFDDDYVSDFESGCHVSGKPNAAHLPGGQVTLRGTITETKSIVNNLRTQNMASESSKTSQPAKKMISYGNVSNHLKEMRQNSTILDKISFAVPKTVPSDKSNHKTGLRTSLPVQENSYSFNNMTHILNTSSLFTHKPFIPEKTFTPFTSFARPRAVVTQHPKPIETPKSSFTIYTDATKTSVLSASESFSKNLLAPLSINTLNQSSISISKKGAHRITSPLCACGRRAKRQLVSNGGPNQGRGFFCCPVRRSGSGGRLQKGCEFFKWESAVMKSSLLVARAVGSSVSLCQINSSLSRPPPQRPTLLRKSY